One stretch of Marinobacterium iners DNA includes these proteins:
- a CDS encoding hydrolase or metal-binding protein, with protein sequence MLKGLAITPPILGRIAIGKVVEKDGKRLPQKDDQFTLTSQIQTREGWLPHPLDEQLREGQGGKLRRIPIRLLFNDPDLNLRAEYSLFDRNTARPLCVGDGEQCRRRTREGMQTLPCPGPDSCELAQGGRCKPYARLNVVIGDEDPLGTFIFRTTGFNSIRTLAARLQYFKAVSGNRLACMPLELRLRGKSTRQSHGTPIYYVDITLREGMDLEEALAKAHDMALDRNEVGFDQKALDRVAKQGFANGLFEEQEEDVAAVVDEFYPQLEAQAGQGHHLNPPATGQLSATGTLSDKLAQRSHRLTRKPAPFEDGDAAASGASESENATKEALEAETQQKQKAAANVDAEMDANAIEASLQADIAQASRLAKRARQSGVSKARPTAH encoded by the coding sequence ATGTTAAAAGGACTCGCCATTACCCCGCCCATTCTGGGGCGGATCGCCATCGGTAAGGTGGTGGAGAAGGACGGCAAACGCCTGCCACAGAAGGATGATCAGTTTACCCTGACCTCCCAGATCCAGACCCGTGAAGGCTGGTTGCCACACCCGCTGGATGAACAGCTGCGCGAAGGGCAGGGCGGTAAGCTGCGCCGCATCCCGATCCGGTTGCTGTTCAATGACCCGGATCTCAACCTGAGGGCGGAGTATTCGTTGTTTGATCGCAATACCGCAAGGCCTTTGTGCGTGGGGGATGGAGAACAGTGCCGCCGTCGGACCCGTGAAGGGATGCAGACGCTGCCGTGCCCTGGCCCCGATAGCTGTGAGCTGGCTCAGGGCGGACGCTGCAAACCCTATGCCCGGCTCAACGTGGTGATCGGGGATGAAGACCCGCTGGGGACGTTCATCTTCCGTACCACGGGGTTCAACTCCATTCGGACCCTGGCTGCACGGCTGCAGTACTTCAAGGCGGTCTCCGGTAACCGTCTGGCCTGTATGCCGCTGGAGTTAAGGCTGCGGGGCAAGTCCACCCGTCAGAGTCACGGTACGCCCATCTACTATGTGGATATCACCCTGCGCGAAGGCATGGATCTGGAGGAGGCCTTAGCCAAGGCGCACGATATGGCCTTGGACCGGAATGAGGTGGGGTTTGATCAGAAGGCGTTGGATCGGGTGGCTAAGCAGGGCTTTGCCAACGGGCTGTTCGAAGAGCAGGAGGAGGATGTGGCAGCCGTGGTGGATGAGTTTTATCCACAACTGGAGGCTCAGGCAGGTCAGGGGCATCACCTGAACCCACCCGCCACGGGCCAACTCAGTGCCACCGGTACGCTGAGTGACAAGCTGGCTCAACGCTCCCATCGACTGACCCGCAAGCCTGCACCCTTTGAGGATGGGGATGCGGCTGCATCGGGTGCGTCTGAGTCTGAGAATGCAACCAAAGAAGCGTTAGAAGCCGAGACACAGCAGAAACAGAAGGCTGCAGCTAATGTCGACGCTGAGATGGACGCAAACGCCATCGAAGCCTCACTGCAGGCGGATATTGCTCAGGCCTCCCGCCTGGCCAAACGTGCACGTCAGTCAGGGGTGAGCAAGGCGCGTCCGACCGCTCATTGA
- a CDS encoding IS4 family transposase gives MSHHNTAFHQLLQPLSRHDFERTAREHHVGQKLRSASRWDQFIGIAMSQISGRQSLRDIESSLASQRHKLYHLGAKPIARSTLARLNEQQPAELYEAIFYKLLQRCSVRSNAHKFRFKNPLYSLDASTIDLSLNIFPWAKIHQSKAGVKLHTGLNNASLIPEFVALSDGREGDLIQGRQFTFPAGSIVAFDKGYVDYRWYGELTKQKVSFVTRLRPKAVYQVQKSNPVPAKTSVEYDQVIELSSQHAQKQRAPTLRLVGYNCPESGKHFRFITNNFKLAATTIAAIYKDRWQVELFFKALKQNLKIKAFLGNSKNAVLTQIWIAMICYLLLSFARHSARQGWSVQRIMRTLQVSLFERIPLWALLNPPSLKPEKRDPQMRIPL, from the coding sequence TTGTCTCATCATAACACCGCGTTTCATCAGTTGCTCCAGCCTTTGTCCAGACATGATTTTGAGCGAACGGCCCGTGAGCATCATGTGGGGCAAAAACTCCGTTCAGCTTCACGCTGGGATCAGTTCATTGGCATTGCGATGTCCCAGATTTCTGGCCGACAAAGTCTCCGCGACATCGAGTCTAGCCTCGCCAGTCAGCGGCATAAACTCTACCACCTCGGAGCCAAGCCGATTGCTCGCTCAACCCTCGCCCGCCTCAATGAGCAGCAGCCTGCCGAGCTCTATGAGGCCATCTTTTATAAGCTTTTACAGCGCTGTTCTGTGCGTTCAAATGCGCATAAATTTCGCTTCAAAAATCCACTTTATTCACTCGATGCCAGCACCATCGATCTGTCATTGAATATTTTCCCCTGGGCAAAAATCCATCAGTCAAAAGCCGGTGTAAAGCTGCATACCGGCCTGAACAACGCCAGCTTAATTCCCGAGTTCGTTGCGCTCAGTGATGGCCGGGAAGGCGATTTGATTCAGGGGCGCCAGTTCACCTTTCCGGCAGGTAGTATCGTGGCTTTTGATAAGGGCTATGTTGATTACCGCTGGTATGGAGAGCTGACAAAACAAAAGGTTAGCTTTGTCACGCGACTGAGACCCAAAGCTGTTTATCAGGTGCAGAAATCGAATCCAGTACCTGCCAAGACGTCGGTTGAGTACGATCAAGTGATTGAGCTGAGCAGTCAGCACGCGCAAAAACAGCGCGCACCCACGCTTCGATTGGTGGGGTATAACTGCCCGGAAAGCGGTAAACACTTCCGCTTTATCACCAACAACTTCAAGCTGGCCGCGACGACGATTGCGGCGATCTATAAGGATCGTTGGCAGGTGGAACTCTTCTTCAAAGCGCTCAAGCAAAACCTGAAGATAAAGGCGTTTTTAGGTAACAGTAAGAATGCTGTGCTGACGCAGATCTGGATCGCCATGATCTGCTATCTACTGCTCTCGTTTGCTCGCCACAGCGCCCGGCAAGGCTGGAGCGTACAACGCATAATGCGAACACTTCAGGTGAGCTTGTTCGAACGCATACCCCTTTGGGCGCTACTTAATCCTCCTTCACTAAAGCCAGAAAAAAGGGACCCTCAAATGAGGATCCCTTTATGA
- a CDS encoding Rpn family recombination-promoting nuclease/putative transposase, whose product MASQHHDTGYKEVFSYPEFVQQLIEGFIPPEIAQIMDFSTLKNHSGNYITPLFEEKFEDVVWSVEVNWDGTTQQVYLYILLEFQSQVDQTMPIRLMHYVACFYDHLLKHKEIKLSQGLPPVLPIVLYNGSQRWSAKQDIYDMVQPEPPAFLRVYQPHLRYYLVDEGRYTDAELGLNPSPLSGMFSVENAGDSWESLQRAVDRIVAIIQADPNKERVDRVITRWIKRHLSRLGADVNLDQLNSLVEDKNMLAENLENLVKKERLQGEQIGVQRGRMEGRMEGESRLLRKMIEIKFGALPEWAELVLQSADSQLIDQWAESILTADSLEALLGKH is encoded by the coding sequence ATGGCAAGTCAGCATCACGATACCGGATATAAAGAGGTCTTCAGCTATCCTGAGTTCGTTCAGCAGTTGATTGAGGGCTTCATACCGCCCGAGATTGCGCAGATCATGGACTTCAGCACTCTGAAGAACCACAGCGGCAACTACATCACACCGCTGTTCGAGGAAAAGTTTGAGGATGTGGTCTGGTCGGTCGAAGTGAACTGGGATGGCACCACACAGCAGGTGTATCTGTATATCCTGCTTGAGTTTCAGTCTCAGGTCGATCAAACCATGCCAATCCGGCTGATGCACTACGTGGCCTGCTTCTACGACCACCTGTTGAAGCACAAGGAAATAAAGCTCAGCCAGGGGCTACCACCCGTGTTGCCGATCGTGCTGTATAACGGTTCGCAACGCTGGTCGGCCAAGCAGGACATCTACGATATGGTGCAGCCGGAACCCCCGGCGTTTCTGCGGGTCTATCAGCCGCACCTGCGTTACTATCTGGTGGATGAAGGCCGCTATACGGATGCAGAGCTGGGACTGAACCCCTCACCGCTAAGCGGGATGTTCAGTGTTGAGAACGCAGGCGATAGCTGGGAGTCACTGCAACGGGCAGTTGATCGAATTGTGGCCATTATTCAGGCTGATCCTAACAAGGAGCGGGTTGACCGCGTGATCACCCGCTGGATAAAACGTCACCTCAGCCGCTTGGGCGCAGACGTGAACTTGGATCAGTTGAACAGCTTAGTAGAGGACAAGAATATGTTAGCCGAAAACTTGGAAAACCTTGTTAAGAAGGAACGCCTGCAGGGTGAGCAGATCGGGGTTCAGCGTGGTCGGATGGAAGGTCGGATGGAAGGAGAGTCACGACTTCTGCGCAAGATGATCGAGATAAAATTCGGTGCTCTCCCAGAGTGGGCTGAATTGGTGCTCCAGTCGGCAGACTCGCAGCTGATTGATCAATGGGCTGAGTCGATCCTGACAGCTGATAGTCTGGAAGCCCTGCTGGGCAAGCACTGA
- a CDS encoding DUF932 domain-containing protein, with protein MTTHSHAGTLSRDQLYRQAPAIFARAPDDAVSDRYGFVPTIEVVDALQAEGWYPVRAQQTRVRDPERRDTTRHLVRFRQDPQRQITVGDSIAELVLTNSHDRSAAYQLDLGLFRLICSNGMVTPVGDMGGIRVRHGKQVVDQILDGSLALVDEVPNLAGTVERFQSLRLSPEESRLFAQSALTLRYGEDWRQVSPIQPDRLLDARRAEDRDQNLWRVFNRTQENLLKGGLTGRSASGRHTRTRAITSVTEDVRLNRALWQLTEHFAALKGQARVA; from the coding sequence ATGACGACTCACTCCCATGCGGGCACTTTGTCCCGTGATCAACTCTACCGTCAGGCCCCGGCCATCTTTGCCCGCGCGCCGGATGATGCTGTCTCTGACCGCTACGGCTTTGTGCCCACCATTGAAGTGGTGGACGCCCTGCAGGCGGAGGGCTGGTACCCCGTCCGTGCGCAACAGACCCGTGTACGTGATCCTGAGCGCCGCGATACCACCCGCCATCTGGTGCGGTTCCGCCAAGACCCACAACGCCAGATCACGGTGGGCGACAGCATTGCGGAACTGGTACTGACCAACAGCCATGACCGCTCTGCGGCCTATCAACTGGATCTGGGCTTGTTCCGACTGATCTGCAGCAACGGCATGGTGACACCGGTAGGCGATATGGGCGGTATCCGGGTACGCCACGGCAAGCAGGTGGTGGATCAGATCCTGGACGGCTCCCTGGCCTTGGTGGACGAAGTCCCCAACCTGGCCGGTACCGTCGAGCGCTTCCAGTCCCTGCGGTTAAGCCCGGAAGAGTCCCGCCTGTTCGCACAATCCGCTCTGACCCTGCGGTACGGGGAAGACTGGCGTCAGGTCAGCCCCATTCAACCGGATCGCCTGCTGGATGCCCGTCGCGCGGAAGACCGGGATCAGAACCTGTGGCGGGTGTTCAATCGCACCCAGGAAAACCTGCTCAAAGGCGGACTGACGGGGCGTTCGGCATCCGGGCGTCATACCCGCACCCGTGCCATCACCTCCGTCACCGAGGATGTTCGCCTCAACCGCGCACTCTGGCAGCTGACCGAGCACTTTGCCGCACTCAAAGGACAGGCCCGTGTGGCCTGA
- a CDS encoding tyrosine-type recombinase/integrase — MPKRNLTQQFIQSSNLCPADKSKVDYFDTKIPGLLFKALKSGRRTYYLRYQDVRGKTQEKKLGAADRLSLADARQLATERLTTLAMGIDPFEQKKTLKEVPTFAQFVEQSYLPHIKAYKRSWRTDVCLLNKHILPAIGALHLDEITRRHLVDLFNVNRQTHKPSSTNRLIVLCRYIFNCAMRWETAGATRNPTAGIDLFVENNKRERYLTSEEAARLFETITRSRNPQLKWIVAMLLLTGARKGEVLTARWKDLDLERRIWTVEFNKTGTTRYIPISDGLLEMLNAVEQLRIPGCEWLFPNPKTLKPYNNIFNSWDVARKRAGMPELRLHDLRHSFASFLINSGRSLYEVQNILGHTQVKTTQRYAHLTQDSLIAAADTATRSLPSLSTMMPNRASQVALLEAR, encoded by the coding sequence ATGCCCAAACGCAATCTTACACAACAATTCATACAGAGTAGCAACTTATGCCCGGCCGACAAATCCAAAGTTGACTATTTCGATACCAAAATACCCGGATTGCTGTTCAAAGCCCTCAAATCTGGACGGCGCACCTATTACCTGCGTTATCAGGATGTCCGGGGTAAAACACAAGAGAAAAAGTTAGGCGCGGCCGATCGGTTGAGCCTGGCGGATGCTCGACAGCTCGCAACGGAGCGACTGACGACACTGGCAATGGGTATTGATCCCTTTGAACAGAAAAAAACGCTGAAGGAGGTCCCGACCTTTGCTCAGTTCGTGGAGCAGTCTTATCTGCCCCATATCAAAGCCTACAAGCGCTCGTGGAGAACGGATGTCTGCCTGCTGAACAAGCACATCCTGCCCGCCATCGGTGCTCTGCATCTGGATGAGATTACGCGGCGTCATTTAGTGGATCTGTTCAACGTCAACCGTCAAACGCACAAGCCCAGCTCCACCAACCGGCTCATTGTGCTGTGCCGTTATATTTTTAACTGCGCCATGCGCTGGGAGACCGCTGGGGCAACTCGCAACCCGACGGCCGGTATCGATCTGTTTGTGGAAAATAATAAGCGGGAGCGTTACTTAACATCGGAGGAGGCTGCACGCCTGTTTGAGACGATCACACGGTCACGCAACCCTCAGCTTAAATGGATTGTGGCCATGCTCTTGCTGACTGGTGCCCGTAAGGGTGAGGTGTTAACGGCGCGCTGGAAGGATCTGGATCTGGAGCGGCGTATCTGGACGGTGGAGTTCAATAAAACCGGGACGACACGCTACATTCCGATTTCAGATGGATTGCTGGAGATGTTGAATGCCGTGGAGCAGCTGCGTATACCCGGCTGCGAGTGGCTGTTCCCAAACCCCAAGACACTGAAGCCGTACAACAACATCTTTAACTCGTGGGATGTGGCACGTAAGCGTGCCGGGATGCCGGAGTTGAGGTTACATGACCTGCGACACAGCTTTGCCAGCTTCCTGATTAACTCAGGGCGCAGTCTGTATGAAGTGCAGAATATTTTGGGGCATACCCAGGTCAAAACCACTCAGCGATATGCTCACCTGACGCAGGACTCGCTGATTGCAGCGGCCGATACCGCCACCCGGTCACTGCCGTCACTGTCTACCATGATGCCAAACCGCGCTTCTCAAGTCGCGCTGCTGGAGGCTCGTTAG
- a CDS encoding YqaJ viral recombinase family protein has translation MMNTHHTAIQPTALALPAPHSALTDQAMMNAQAEALQGLTSSKRRHAQAHRLVDTRQLDRNTWLAVRQTGIGSSDAAAAVGLNPYKSQLELWMEKTGRLVHAAQSDGLAEQPDDDDNSPLFWGTVLEPIVAEHYAKRTGFKVRRVNAVLQHPTHAWMLANLDREVVGCDEVQVLECKTAGINGAKLWKNGVPEYVQLQVMHQLAVTGQQAADVAVLVGGHELRIFRLERDEALIERLIQLEAEFWRHVTEDTPPPADASDSADRALRALFPEDDHEVMDFTEQPELSEVFEQLLVVRSVLDDAKRDEAQLKHQLQQAMGTASEAQFSQGRITWKKSSDSRVVDLARLKKDEPELVQQYLTVKPGSRRFVVHGS, from the coding sequence ATGATGAATACACACCACACCGCGATTCAACCGACCGCTCTGGCACTGCCTGCGCCTCATAGTGCCCTGACGGATCAAGCCATGATGAACGCTCAGGCCGAAGCGCTGCAGGGGCTCACCTCCAGCAAGCGCCGCCATGCCCAGGCGCACCGTCTGGTGGATACCCGTCAGCTGGATCGCAATACCTGGCTGGCCGTGCGTCAGACCGGCATTGGCAGTTCGGATGCGGCGGCTGCCGTTGGACTCAATCCCTATAAATCCCAGCTGGAGCTGTGGATGGAGAAGACCGGTCGGCTGGTCCATGCCGCTCAGTCGGATGGGCTCGCTGAACAGCCTGACGATGACGATAACAGCCCCTTGTTCTGGGGCACGGTACTGGAGCCCATCGTGGCCGAGCACTATGCCAAGCGCACCGGCTTCAAGGTGCGCCGTGTCAATGCGGTGCTGCAGCACCCGACACACGCCTGGATGCTGGCCAACCTGGACCGTGAGGTGGTCGGTTGCGATGAAGTGCAGGTACTGGAGTGCAAAACGGCGGGCATCAACGGGGCCAAGCTGTGGAAGAACGGCGTGCCGGAGTACGTGCAGCTGCAGGTGATGCACCAGTTGGCCGTCACCGGTCAGCAGGCGGCGGATGTCGCCGTGCTGGTCGGAGGGCATGAGCTCAGGATATTCCGTCTGGAGCGGGACGAGGCGTTGATTGAACGGCTGATCCAGCTCGAAGCCGAATTCTGGCGGCATGTGACGGAGGATACACCACCCCCGGCCGATGCCAGTGACTCAGCCGATCGTGCGCTGCGGGCACTGTTCCCGGAGGATGACCATGAGGTGATGGACTTCACTGAGCAACCGGAGCTGTCCGAGGTGTTTGAGCAGCTGCTGGTGGTGCGCTCGGTACTGGATGATGCCAAACGCGATGAGGCCCAGTTGAAGCATCAGTTGCAGCAGGCGATGGGCACGGCCAGTGAGGCTCAGTTCTCACAGGGCCGCATTACCTGGAAGAAGAGCAGTGACAGCCGGGTGGTGGATCTGGCACGGCTGAAGAAAGATGAGCCGGAACTGGTGCAGCAGTACCTGACGGTAAAGCCCGGCAGTCGCCGCTTTGTGGTGCATGGAAGCTGA
- a CDS encoding helix-turn-helix domain-containing protein, with translation MHTDRTESVNGTEEKSPLQADAMPQWQAPETNAPPARNQSVSHPTAAPTGQTKLSCLNQEKMMQHSAGDQPETLPPHRAKRSPSDPPKGLHPSVEAILTLRHERAMTQMEMAGALGISQRTLQDWERGRRQPQGPGKALLERVREVLETDGTASRH, from the coding sequence ATGCACACCGACCGCACAGAGTCAGTGAACGGCACAGAGGAGAAAAGCCCACTGCAGGCGGACGCCATGCCCCAGTGGCAGGCACCGGAAACGAATGCACCGCCTGCACGCAATCAGTCAGTGTCACACCCGACTGCAGCACCGACAGGCCAGACGAAACTATCCTGTCTCAACCAGGAAAAGATGATGCAGCACAGCGCAGGGGATCAGCCCGAGACTCTACCGCCGCATCGAGCCAAACGCTCTCCGAGTGATCCACCCAAAGGACTGCATCCGAGCGTCGAAGCGATCCTCACACTCAGGCACGAACGGGCGATGACACAGATGGAAATGGCCGGTGCCTTAGGTATCAGTCAGCGCACTCTACAGGACTGGGAACGGGGTCGACGACAGCCGCAAGGACCGGGGAAAGCGTTGCTGGAACGGGTCAGGGAAGTGCTGGAAACAGACGGCACTGCATCACGACATTAG
- the radC gene encoding RadC family protein, whose amino-acid sequence MTPQLIAGERPGTYVVPSAVTDAELMHLARMLARRRLRKGRALDKPDTVFNALQTLLMEYEHEVFGMLMLDNRHRIIGFRELFRGTIDAASVYPREVIKEALAHNAAAVILVHNHPSGSPEPSQADRRITDRLQQALSTVEIRLLDHVIVGHEGTCSFAEKGLI is encoded by the coding sequence ATGACACCCCAACTGATCGCCGGGGAACGCCCCGGTACCTATGTCGTCCCCAGCGCTGTAACCGACGCAGAGTTGATGCACCTGGCCAGAATGCTGGCCCGTCGTCGCCTGCGTAAAGGCCGTGCGCTGGATAAGCCCGATACGGTGTTCAACGCCCTGCAGACTCTGCTGATGGAGTATGAGCACGAGGTGTTTGGCATGCTGATGCTGGATAACCGTCACCGCATCATCGGGTTCCGGGAGCTGTTCCGGGGTACCATCGATGCGGCCAGCGTGTATCCACGGGAAGTGATCAAAGAGGCACTGGCACACAACGCGGCGGCCGTGATCCTGGTGCACAACCACCCGTCGGGCAGTCCAGAGCCGAGCCAGGCGGATCGGCGCATTACCGATCGGCTGCAGCAGGCCCTGAGCACGGTGGAGATCCGGCTGCTGGATCACGTCATCGTCGGGCATGAAGGCACCTGCTCCTTTGCAGAAAAGGGGTTGATTTGA
- a CDS encoding inovirus Gp2 family protein, with translation MNPYNPEHYQTYVNTYGPYPSSVSDPDPDPAIESFDPWEEHPHNTTGLPKRVPGSPQLRLHYESQYRGWAVLQQPKYGGLVENYLERTWEVIDAALTEYPRVYAVRVDLRYPQAYPVELSRDNQCMKRFFEYLQRELDRADLKYPTRVHYVWAREQDSSPHPHYHLLLMFNQNAVHQIGTYGPCEEGGYHRQNLFHRIVRAWCYALRLANDHGVEGLVHYAVGGQYDTDYPYGCDVPSRSEAIDYETGHFRISSHPSDGYELARLYYRASYLCKAYSKRFGEGTRCFDSSRRCRC, from the coding sequence ATGAATCCTTACAACCCAGAACACTACCAAACCTACGTCAACACCTACGGTCCATACCCCAGCTCAGTCTCTGATCCTGATCCTGATCCAGCCATCGAGTCCTTCGATCCTTGGGAAGAACACCCGCACAACACCACAGGACTGCCCAAGCGGGTACCCGGCAGTCCTCAGCTGCGTCTGCACTACGAAAGCCAGTACCGAGGCTGGGCAGTGTTACAGCAGCCGAAATACGGAGGGCTGGTCGAAAACTACCTGGAACGTACCTGGGAGGTGATCGATGCCGCACTGACGGAATATCCGAGAGTCTATGCCGTGCGGGTGGATCTGCGTTACCCGCAGGCCTATCCGGTAGAGCTGAGTCGAGACAATCAGTGCATGAAGCGGTTTTTTGAGTACCTGCAACGGGAACTGGATCGAGCCGATCTGAAATACCCGACCCGTGTGCATTACGTCTGGGCACGTGAGCAAGACAGCAGCCCTCATCCCCACTACCACCTGCTGCTGATGTTCAACCAGAATGCCGTTCATCAGATCGGTACTTACGGGCCGTGTGAGGAAGGCGGATATCACCGCCAGAACCTGTTCCATCGGATTGTACGGGCGTGGTGCTACGCATTGAGGCTGGCGAATGATCATGGAGTCGAAGGGCTGGTTCACTACGCGGTGGGTGGGCAGTACGACACGGATTATCCCTACGGCTGTGACGTACCCAGCCGTTCAGAGGCCATCGATTACGAGACCGGGCATTTTCGGATTTCCAGTCATCCATCAGATGGCTATGAGCTGGCACGGCTGTACTACCGGGCGAGTTACCTCTGCAAGGCGTATAGCAAACGTTTTGGTGAAGGGACGCGTTGTTTTGATAGCAGCCGCAGGTGTCGTTGCTAA